The Longimicrobium sp. sequence CGTTCTCATCCTCCTGTTCGGGCGGGAGCAGCTTTCCGCACAGGCAGGCGCGGGTGGGCCGGTCACGGCGCTGGTGGGTGGCACGCTGATCGACGGGACCGGGCGCGGGCCGATCGCGGGCGCGACGGTGGTGATGCGGGAGGGGAGGATCGTGTGCGCGGGGCCGGGGTGCGCGGTGCCGGCGGGGGCGCGGCGGGTGGACGTGCGCGGGAAGTACGTGATCCCGGGGCTGGTGGACGCGCACGTGCACTACTCGCAGACCGGATGGGCCGACGGGCGCCCGGACGCGCTCGACATGCGCGCGCGCTTTCCGTACGACTCCACGATCGCGTCGCTGCAGGCGCATCCGGAGCGGTTCTATCGCAGCCACCTCTGCTCGGGGGTGACGGCGACGTTCGACGTGGGTGGTTATCCGTGGACCTGGGCGCTGCGGGAAGGGGCGGAGAGGTCGACCGCGGCGCCGCACGTGGCGGCGGCGGGCCCGCTCCTCTCCACGCGCGACCACTGGCTGAACCTGCCGGCGCAGCGGCAGTTCGTGCACACCGCCACGGACTCGGCGACGCGGGCCGGGGCGCGCATGATCGCCGCGTGGGGGAGCGACGCGGTGAAGGTGTGGTACCTGGTGGGCGCGAACTCGCCGGACACCGCCGCATCCAAGTCGCGCATCCGCGTGGCGGCGGAGGAGGCGCGGCGCGCGGGG is a genomic window containing:
- a CDS encoding amidohydrolase family protein produces the protein VLILLFGREQLSAQAGAGGPVTALVGGTLIDGTGRGPIAGATVVMREGRIVCAGPGCAVPAGARRVDVRGKYVIPGLVDAHVHYSQTGWADGRPDALDMRARFPYDSTIASLQAHPERFYRSHLCSGVTATFDVGGYPWTWALREGAERSTAAPHVAAAGPLLSTRDHWLNLPAQRQFVHTATDSATRAGARMIAAWGSDAVKVWYLVGANSPDTAASKSRIRVAAEEARRAGIPLIVHATDLWAAKDALRAGAKLLVHSVDDVAVDDEFLRLAREAGASYNPTLTVQEGYLQLRERRFDPRGLAMECVDPATRAKAFLTDSLPPAGGNGAAIRARAAEEYRLMLANLRRVHAAGIPVVMGTDAGNPLTLHGPSVYREMAAMAEAGLSPMDVLVASTRNGARAMGRNDIGTVERGKVADLVILDANPLADVANYRRVSRVVRGGKVWTRRELEYR